The window agtgtctggcacataataggcatctgaaaaatatttattgactgaatgaccaGGATGGAGCCTTGATTTCTTCAGTTAAGAGACATGATGTGAATGATGAGCTAGCAAAGGAGCTTGAAGTGATCAGTAGTGTCAAAAGCAGGAGGATGAGGCCTGAGAAAAGGTCAGCCAGGCTGGCAATGGGGAAATTGTTTAAAGTTTGGAGAAAACAAGTTTCAGTCAATGAAGTGATGAAGTCAGAATCCAGACTGAGGGCAAAGGGCCGAGGAAAAAGGAATGTAGCAAGTATAAACGGTTTTCTTAAGGAGTTTGGtcaagaatggaaggaaagggataggaagatagttttcaacataaagtgaagggttttttgggttttgttttgtcttaaataataactttttattttcctaatacacacaaagatagttttcaacattcaccttggcaaaaccttgtgttccatatttttctctgttctttcccccctctccctttcctaagacagcaagctatccaatatgttaaatatgtccaattcttcaatacatatttccacattcatcatgctgcacaagaaaaatcagattaaaaagggaaaaaagcaaacaaacaacaacaacaaagatgaaaaaaaaaatgttgtgattcacattcagtccccatggttttctttctggattcagatgactcACTCTATCACAAATGTATtgcaattggcctgaatcactcattgttgaaaagagccaagtccatcacagttgatcatcacattatcttgttcttgccatgtacaatgatctcctgttctgctcatttcacttagtatcagttcatgcaaatctctccagacctttctgaaatcatcctgctgatcatttcttatagaaaataatattctattgcatttatatgccataacttgttcagccattccccaactaatgggcatccattcaatttccagttccttgccaaagtgaaggttttttaaagatgagggaggCTTGGATATGTGTGAAAGCAGTGAGGAAAGAAGCACTTGATAGGGAAAGGTTGAAAATTAGACATTTGGGGGAAATGATTGAGGGGACAGTCTgatggagaagaggggaaggagcaAGTATATTCCTGGAGACTTTGGTATAAGGAACACActtgggaaaaggaggagagtatGGGGGAAAGGAGCTCAGGTCAaatggcctcagtttttttcaggAAAGTCAAAGTAAGAtcttcaaattctatgattcaagATGGAAAATATTATCTACATCCAGATACTCCATATAAAGAAGtttggagtctgaatgcagattgaagcatactatttccactttgttttttctttctcgtggttttccccttttgttctgattcttcttttagaGTAATGTGGATTATGACTACTGTGGCTaaggtggaaatatgtttaatatgattgtacatgaccaacctatattggattgattTCAGTCTTGAGGAAGggtgaggggaggaagggagattatatcttataaaaataaatgtcaaaaataaacaatttcttaaaaataataaaatgacaaagtaaGGACTTCAGCTGGAGTAGAGGGTGGGTAAGAGGTGGAGAAGGGTTGAAAACCTGTAAAATATAGGTAGGAGGTCAATAACCTGTCTCAATTTTGGACTGATGAAAAATGCAGGGTTAGGAGCCAGGATGGGTTTCCCTTGAGACAAGACAATGGTGAGAAGGAGTAATTCAGGCTGGGCCAGGCATTCGATGATGATAGAAGGAGAAACAGATGGGGTAGTTACCTCCACATCCAGGAACAGTGAGCAAAGGCAGATTATGGCAAAAAGGCCAAATAGTACAGTAGAAACAGGAAAGGTTCAAGTCCTAAATATTGTTAATttgctgtatgatcttgggaaaaCTGCTTAAACTGAAtctgtttcctgatttgtaaacatgaggataataatacttgtacaaTGCTCCTGAAGCTGGAAGCCCTCAGAGGCCCAGGCCACACTCTGGTGGAGCCTGCTAAGAGAGGATGTGTGATGTAATGGGAAGAGCCCAGAACTTGGGAGACTGGCATTTGGAtcgaggcaagtcatttaacctgatCTCCACTTTCCTGCTGCATAGAAGAGAGATCCCCACGCTTGTGCTCCCCGTCCCACCATGGGACGAGGAGAGGGCTCTGTCACTCTAAAAGCTTTGTAGAAATGCTTACTCTCAAGGCCTGGAATAACGGGCCCCGGGGAGCCATTTGTGACCCTGCCTACGTCCAGCCCAGTTAAGTCCATAGATGCTTGTCACCTGAAGGTTGGCCATCCCTGGGGGAGTTCTTTGGTCACAGCAACTCCCTTGCTTTTTAAGACAGAATGATCTTCTCTGTTGGCCAGTGGCCTACCACATAGGACCTGTGCTGATGGAagcatgtctttttctttttgttttttaagtaaccAATATATAGGAAGATTAAGACAGAATGGGGCAGGGCAAAGAGCCCTGGGCTAAAGGTCAAGATGCCTAGATTCTAAATCTCCTTGATCTTGATCAGGTCACTTTTCTGGTCTCAgattcctgatctataaaatggtagGGACCATCTTTCACCTCTATCTGTATCTCCAGCACATAGTACAGAGTCTGACACATAAAAAGTACTTACTaagtgattattgattgattttctgGAGCTGCACCTTGACATGGAGATGACTCTGGACTCTCAGAGGCTGTCATTAGAGTTCAGTACATTTGTGCAAGTTCCCATCCAGGGTAGTGCTGAGAAAAGCATTCTGTAGATGGAAGCCCTCTATTGTCATGGGACCTACTATTATCCTCAGTGAGGAAAATTCCTGCTGAGATTGTGAAGCCTCAGATGGGGCTGTGATGGCTCTCATCTTGCAGGCGGGCTGCAGGCTGTAGCAGAGTTGCTGCAGGTGGATTATGAGATGCATAAGATGACCAATGACCCTCTGAATCTGGCCTTACGGCGCTACGCGGGCATGGCCCTCACCAATCTCACCTTCGGTGACGTCGTTAACaaggtgagtgtgtgtgtgcccCAGCCCAGGAGAGTCTGATGTTGCCATTCCTTTTACCCCTACCAACGGGGCTATCTCTTGGGACTTCCTCCTGGGAACCACAGGATGGCTTAATTCTTGTCCTAAAAAGCCAACCAGCCGTGCAACTTTGGGCAAGTCTCTGTGTCAACTCCAATATTCCACATACTGTGCTAATACAGTAAcctgtaagctccctgagggcagggacttaaaaaaaaattattttggtctttttaatCCCAGCACCTAATAGTTCCTAGAACTTATTAGACTCACTGCTTGTGAATAGACTTTATTGTCGAATTCTATGGTTCTTTCCACCTCTGAAGGCAGCCATTGCTGTATAGTCTAGAATTTGGAGTACCTTTCCATGTCCCCTTTTCCCTATAACCTGAATTAATTTCAAACTATCTAACCTCTATTTTAGGGAGGACAAAACTAAAGTTCCAATAGGGGAGGTCACATAGAGGTCAATGGCAGAGCCAGGTACTCCTCCTGGGGATTGAGGATCAAGGGAACCCTACTCTTGAGGATGAATTAGAATCCCTGGGATACGCCTAAACTAATAGCAGGAGATACTTTGAGACAGGACCTTCCCTTGATGTCTAAGTAAGTCATCGACTGAAACATCCTTTCCCTTTCATTGACAGGCCACACTGTGTGCCCGGCGGGGCTGTATGCAGGCCATTGTGGCCCAGTTGGCTTCAGACAGTGAAGAGCTCCACCAGGTAAGTCGGTTAAACTCTGAGACAAAGAGCATGGGATGGGCCCAGAGCCGGAACCCAACGGAGGGCAGTGGGTGGTTGTGGGTATCACGGGATGGAACTAGATGGTGTACAGTCACCAAGGAGGGCTTTAGTCCATTTCTAGGCCCTGTTCCAGGCCCTGTTCCTGTTCTTAGAACTCCTTTTAGGCCATGTTTTCAGTTCCCTATGCTCCAGTTTGTCAATGTTCTTTAAATGGGATACCTAGAACTGAACATGATATTGTAAACTTTTATCATGGCATTAGCTATAAAATCTCACTTATTCTGGACACTGCTCTTATGcttgcattaatttttttgactGCCAATTCATACTGTTGACTTGTGTTACGTTTGTTAGTCCACTTAAATTCCCAAATCTTCTTTTAAGAAAAGTATATTAAATTTGGGAGTtgtcaaaaacaaatattttaatatgtaaacaagaataaaaagaaattcaaactttcaaattttattctttgtagtttttttccccaaaactatAGGCTCTaggtctttaaaataaattagctACATCCTTTCCATCCTGTTTTtataccatttattttttttctttaacagatAAGTCTAGGActttatacttttcccttttgaACATTCATCCTTCTCTATTCTTCACCTCCAGGTGGTGTCCAGCATCCTTCGAAACTTGTCCTGGAGGGCAGATATCAACAGCAAGAAGGTCTTACGGGAAGTGGGCAGTATGACTGGGCTCATGCAGTGTGCCCTTCGAGCCACTAAGGTAAGCCTCATACCagagagagcactgggcttagagtcagaaaaatctgggttcaaatccagccccaaatAGTTactttatgaccctgggcaagccaattaatttctgtttgcctcagtttcttcaattataaaataggacCAAACTTGTGGGGTTGTCGGATCAGATGAGATTGTATTTATAAAGCCCATAGCACAATGGCCAGCATGCtgtaagagctatataaatgcttattcccaaTGTGACTTGTCTGATATGGTTTAGCTGCTTCTGCCATCTAGGCGCTTGAGCAGTGCTAAGGGTGATCTGTCCCCATCTCCAAGCTTCAAGGgagcgcgcacacacacacacacacacacacacatacacaccagtAGCTATATTATAGGGTAATTATGATAATTGCTAAAACCATGGATTTGAATGGATTTGCATTAATCATGACAGCATCTCTATTTGAAAAAGGGATACTTTATGTATAAAACAGAGGGGAGGCCAGTGACTGGAGGGATCTCGATTGCCAGACCAATCCCAAGTACCTCTTCCAAGCTATCTCATTCAGCAACCCAACGAGGTGTCCGTTTTTCTTGGTGACCATGGGGCACCTGCTGGGGGCCCACTTTCCTGCTGCATAGAAGAGAGATCCCCACGCTTGTGCTCCCCGTCCCACCATGGGACGAGGAGAGGGCTCTGTCACTCTAAAAGCTTTGTAGAAATGCTTACTCTCAAGGCCTGGAATAACGGGCCCCGGGGAGCCATTTGTGACCCTGCCTACGTCCAGCCCAGTTAAGTCCATAGATGCTTATGGACTGATTTAATAAAGGTGACAAGGGTCAGTGGGTCAGTGAAGGTTGTCCTGACCACCCTCTTTGATCTCTACATCATTGTCACCATTGGCTCTCCTGAAATCTCAGCATTAGCAGCGATGCTTGGGCTGGAAGATATCCCAGACCTAAGGCTAGCAGGAGCTTCTGAGGCTCTTGAGTCCAACGGTCTGAGGAGGAACCTCTATGTACTTAATAGAGATACTGTGAAGGCTCCGTTCCTCTTCCCTGCCCCCCCAACCCCAGCAGAAGCTGTGCTCTAAGTgtctattgaaaaaaatacacTATGACAAAAAGCAACTGTGAATTCTATAGCGTTTTTGAACAGAtgtgtattttattaaatacaacATCAACATACATTTGAGAATTAGGAACACTCTGAGATGTGTGAGACATTATTTATTCAGTCTGCAGAAGTGATGTATGATTATTATACAGTGACAGTGAACGTTTTGTTGGTGCTAAGGAAGGGTCAaaaacagtgtctggcacacgtGGGTGAGTTTGcatatgcatgtgtttatatgtgtgtctgtgtacatatccacacacacacacaatacagcTATACTTACGTATAAaaacacatgcatatgtacacatatacacatacatctatttatatacatatacccatCTATCGCCCCTTGAAATTTGGGAGCCACTGATCTAGTcaaacttcattattttatagatgagcaaatcaGTGCTGGGGGTTGGAGAGGAATACTTGTCTAAGGTTACTCAGCTAATTAGTGGCAGTGGGACTGGGACATAGGTTGTCTCTGTCCCCAACTCCTATTACTGCACCACTCTGACCTTCTGATTACTATCTAATACTATTATAACACAACCATTCACTAAACACTTTCTTATATTCTTGGTGCTGAAGGATATTCATAAAGATACCTATTTATTCCTTATGTATTTTGTATGAAATAGCTATTTACACATTACATCCCTTCTCCATTCCTCCACCATTAAATATGAGCTCCTTAATGGCAGAGACCAGCcgcatcttttctttctctctgtccctagtgcttagcacagtgcctggtacagagTGTTTGATAAATTTCCTGATGATGATAAAGACGAATGCCATAGGtcttcccctcaaggagcttctaccAGTATCTCTGTCCCTTCTCCCACCTCTGTTTCTGTCATTTCTAACCATTCCGTCCAACTCCATCTCTCACATCCcggaggggagaagggaataaagcaagaaaaaagaatccaTTCCAGGGAAGCAGGGGATGGGAGTGGTAGGGAAGGAGCCACCAGTCTAGGAAATGGGATGGAGGTTGGTGTGGGCTGGGAGCGGACAGACTTGAGTATGAAAGAGCTGAGACAGTCTCAGAGTGGGAGCTGGTAGCCCCAGATGACTAGGGAATGGCTTCACTATCCTCCTCCCAGGAGTCCACACTGAAGAGCGTCCTCAGTGCCCTGTGGAACTTGTCAGCTCACAGCACGGAGAACAAGGCCGCCATATGCTTGGTGGATGGAGCCCTGGGCTTCCTGGTCAGCACTCTCACCTACAAGTGCCAGAGTAACTCCCTAGCCATCATCGAGAGTGGAGGGGGCATCCTCCGGAATGTGTCCAGCCTCATTGCCACCCGGGAGGACTACAGGTTAGGCAGAGTTTCCCCTGCTCTCActgtcccctcccccctctcctgcCTACCCTCAGAGTTCTAGGACAGTGAGCCGCTGCTGGTCAGGAAGCTAATGCTAAGATTGCTCAGAAACAGTTTCATTCTCCTGGGGGGGGGGACAAGCCCTCCCGTTCCGTCTGGTTCCCACTCCATCACTGCCTCGCTAACATGTCACAATTGTGGCTGGGCCCAAGCTCCCCCGACAGCACCCCCCACAGGCACATCTTCTGGCCTCCACATGGAGACCTGCAGGGAGTGACCCCTGGCTGCTGCCCAGACCCTTCTGTTTGGGGATGGCCCCAATCACTCCCCACAAGCCTGAAGCGGGGCAGGGCTTAATGGggctccctcccttctccctcctctaggCAGGTGCTGCGGGACCACAATTGCCTTCAGACTCTGCTCCAGCACCTGAGGTCACACAGCCTGACCATCGTGAGTAACGCCTGTGGGACCCTGTGGAACCTGTCGGCTCGGAGTCCCCGTGACCAGGAGCTGCTCTGGGACCTGGGAGCCGTGAGCATGCTGCGGAACCTGATCCACTCCAAGCACAAGATGATTGCGATGGGCAGCGCGGCCGCCCTGCGCAACCTGCTCACACACAGGCCCCTCAAGTACAAGGACACGGCGGCCGTCATCTCCCCAGGCTCCTGCATGCCCAGTCTCTACGTACGCAAGCAGAAGGCGCTGGAGGCCGAGCTGGATGCCAGGCACCTGGCCGAGGCTCTGGACACGATGGAGAAGCAGAGCCTGAAGGGTCAGGTGGCCAAGAAGCCGCCGCTGCGCCACCTCGACAGCCTGGTCAAGGATTACGCCTCGGACTCCGGCTGCTTCGACGATGAGGACGTGCCTGCCCTGGCGCCCGGGGTGGAGGTGGGCAATCCCTCTGTCCTCTCCATGTTCCTCAACAGTTCCTTCCTGCAGGGCCAAGCCTTGCCCCGCATGCCGCCCCCCCGCCGCGGCCCCGAGGCAGAGAAGGAGGATGGCAGCAGCGGCAGGGGCAGCATGGATGCCAAGAAGGGGGTGATGGACGGGACGGCGGCGGCGGCTGAGAAACTGGCTACCAAACTGTCCGTGGCGGTGGCCAAGATTGACAAGCTGGTGGAGGACATCTCGGCCCTGCACACCTCCTCCGAGGACAGCTTTAGCCTCAGCTCTGGGGACCATGGGCTGGACTGGCCCTCGGGGCCTGGGGAGGTCCGGGAGGCCCGGGCCCAGTCCTGCTCACCCTGCCGACTGCCTGaggcagggaggagggaaggggtggggagggccCACCCGCTGCTCCGGCTGAAGGCGGCTTATACCAGCCTGTCCAATGACAGCTTGAACAGCAGCAGCACCAGCGATGGCTACTGCCCCCGAGAGCACATGAAGCCCTCCCCAAGGGCCTCGTTTGCTGACTATCGAGAGGAGCTTCAGAGGTACCAGCAGCGCCCCAGCCGCCTGGACCTCAAGAACGTTGTGGCCACCCAGCCGGAAAGGAGAGAGCCTCCGGCTCAGGAGCCTGCTGCCCTGCAGGGGCCAGAAATGCCTGACGGGCTACACAAGCCAGCAGTATTCCCTGGGGAGTGGGCCCCAAAAGATGGGGAGGGCAAGCTTGCCCCCGATGCCCAGGTGCACACCATCAAGCTGTCGCCCTCCTACCAGCATGTGCCTCTGCTAGAGGGTATGGCCAAGGTTGGGGCTGTTCCCTTTCCCGGCACTGGAGGTAGCTCCATGGCCCGGAAGCAGGCCTGGTTGCCCCCGGGCACCCTGAAGGGCTCAGAGGGTCTGAGCAAGATCCCAGAGAAACTGGTGGCTCCCGCCCCCCCTGCTCCTGCGGCAGAGACCCTACAGAAGTACTCGGTGGAGGATACTCCCATCTGCTTCTCCCGTtgctcctccctctcttccctctcctctgccGACCATGGCATGGACGGGAGAAGCCGCAGTGAAGACAACGACCTGGACAGTGACTCGTCCCTGGAGATCCTCGAGGAGCCGGGGCCCGGGGAGGGAGAGGATGACGGCGTGGAGGACTGGAGGCCCCGAGGGGCCGCCTCCCTGCCCGTGGCCATCCCCGCTCCCCGGGGTGACCGGGGCGATGAGGGTGCCTCCCCCTCCCAACAAGAAGACATGACCCCCTCCAGCTCCTCTGAGAATTACATCCAGGAGACTCCCCTCGTCATGAGCCGCTGCAGCTCCGTCAGCTCCCTGGGCAGCTTTGAGAGCCCCTCCATTGCCAGCTCCATCCAGAGTGACCCCTGCAGTGAGATGGTGAGTGGCACCGTGAGCCCCAGTGAGCTTCCCGACAGCCCGGGGCAGACCATGCCCCCTAGCCGCAGCAAGACCCCCCTTCCAGAGCGGGAGACCAGCCAGTTCAACCTGCAGTGGGAAAACAACGTCAAGAAGTTCATGGACATCACCGACTTCAAGGAGCGCTTCCAGCTGCCCCCGGACCTCGACAGCACCATCTACTTCACAGTGGAGAAGCCCGACGAGAACTTCTCCTGTGCCTCCAGCCTCAGCGCTCTGCCCCTCCATGAGCACTATGTGCAGAAGGACGTGGAGCTCAAGCTCCTGCCCCCTTTCCCTGAGCGTGGAGGTGGGCTTCACTTCGCCGGCCACGAAAAACGGGAGGAGCCCGGGCGGGAGGAGCGGTTGGATGGGCCCCGGGGGGGCCGGCCCCGCATAGAGACCCACTCTGAGGACGACCTGGAGATCCTGAAGGAATGTATCAGCTCAGCGATGCCCTCCCGCTTCCGAAAGGTCAAGACAGCCCTGGTGCCGGGCTTGCCTGCAGGGAAGAAGGGCCTACATGTGCCCGTCTACATGTTGGTGCCCGCACATGCCCATCCCAGCTTAGCGGCCAGGACCCCCCGGCCTTCCCGCAGCCCGTATAAAGAGGAGGATTCCTTCACAGACTCGGCTGAAGGCACGCCAGTCAACTTCTCCAGCGCCACCTCACTCAGTGACGAGACTCTCCAGTATCCATCCAAGGACAGCCAGGGGCAGCGGGCTGAGAGGAGGGAGCCCGTCTCTCGGCGGGTCACCTCCAGCCATTCTACTCCAACCAAGATGGCAGGTACCTACAAGCATAGGGTGGGAGGGGCGAGCCTCCCTCTCTCAAACAGGAATGCCGAACCTAGCCGAGGCTCTCTCAAGAACCTGCCCAGCCTAGAACTGACTGTCAGCCGGCCCAGGAGTGCCCACTCTGAGAGGGACAGCCGTGCCAGGGGAGACAGCTCCCATCCAAGTGGAGGGCACGGGGATGTTGCCTTCCAGTCATTCTGTCATACTACACCCACTGAAGAGGCGGTTTACTGCTTCTATGAGAATGATTCAGATGAAGCTTCTGAGGCCCTGGCCCGGAAGGCACCCACGGGAGGCCGGGCTCCAAAGAAGGACCATCGGGCGGGCAAGAAAGAAACAGAACCCAAGCCCAAAGCAGGGCCCCCAGCTTCCATGCGGCCCCGGGTGCCCACCAAGTCCCAGCACAAACTGATTGCAGATGAGACACCACCCTGCTACTCCTTAAGCTCTTCCGTAAGCTCACTCAGTGACCTGGACCTTTCGGATAGGGACGGTGGGCAGCCACCCAACAAAGGGGGCCCGCTCCACCTGCAGGCCCGCAAGCCCATCCACACTAAGCCCCCCCCACCGGCTCCGGGTCGGGACAGTTCTCCCAGCTCACCGAGCCTCAACTCGGACGAAGATCTGCTCCAAAGGTGCATTGGTTCCGCCATGCCCAAAAGACAACGCCATGCAGCCCGGCACCGTAAGGCTGAGCGCAAGCCCAAGCAAGGGAGCCCCAAGGCAGCTGGCAGCAGGGAGCGCAAGGCTGAGATACGTAGGGAGCTGGGCGAGGAGGCGGCCTCCGACCGAGCCTCCGACCTGGACAGTGTGGAGTGGCAGGCTATTCAAGATGGCGCCAATTCCATCGTGACGTGGCTGCACCAGGCGGCAGCGGCAGCAACCTCCTTGTCCAGGGAGCCCTCGTCTGAGTGTGATTCCATCCTCTCCTTTGTGTCCGGGCTGTCAGTAGGGTCCACCCTGCAGCTTACCCTGGGAAGGGAGGAACAGAAGCGCAGAGGGAAGGAGGCTGGAGGAGAGGTGgaaaagaaagagcaaatcaAGACTGCTGGTGAAAGCAAGAAAGGAGGGGAGGCCCGGACCCTCAACCGCCGGATATCCCGGGGCCCAGAAAAGCCAGCCAATGCCCAGAAACCCGTGTCCAATCTGCCCGCTGTGTTCCGGGGCCGGACAGTCATCTACATGCCCACCCTGGCCAAGGGGACCCCCAAGCCGCGTTCTCCCCCAAAGAAGGCTGTGCCCAAGACCGAGCCTCCTGCCAAACCCCTCCCTCTCAATCAACAGAGATCCCGGAGCCTCCACCGGCCAGGGAAAATCTCAGAGATGGCAGAGCTGACACTGCCCAAGAGAAGTGCCACCCCACCTGCTCGGATGGCCAAGACCCCCTCCTCAGGCTCTTCCCAAACCTCCACCCCTTCCCAGCCATCATCCAAGAAGTCGCCCCCCTCTTCCCAGACGAGCAGGCCGGTCCCCCCACCTGGGGGTAAAGTGGGCACCAGCAGCCCTCAGGCCAAGCCGGTGAAGGCTCTGCTCTCCAGACAGCACAAAACTCAAAAATCTCCAGTACGGATCCCGTTCATGCAGAAGCCGGCCAGGAAGCCGTTCCCGGGGAAGAACACGCCTCCTGTCCCGGAGGAGCAGGGGGCGGGAGCAAAGGCCGGGGCCAGGCTCAATCTGGTCAGAGTGCCCTCCACCCGGTCCAGCGGCAGCGAGTCCGACCGTTCCGGCTTCCTGAGGCAGCTGACCTTCATCAAGGAGTCTTCCAACCTCCTCCTGCGGCACCGCTCCGAGGCCACCGCCCCCCTGTCCCAGAACAGCTCCCCTCGCCGCAGTCGGCCCAGTGTCCCCGCCGTCTTCCTTTGCTCTTCTCGTTGTGAGGAGCTCAAAGCGGCCAAAGCCGGGCCCCCGCCCAGCCCCAGAGCGTCACCAGGGGAGCGCCTGCCCCGCCGGACCAGCTCAGAGAGCCCCTCCCGCTTGCCCGTCAAGAAAGCGGCTCCCGCCCCTGAGCCCTTCAAGCGctattcctcctccccccacatcAACGTGGTCAAGAGGTCGGCCAGCCCAGCCCCTACCCTTCAGCAAGGGGCCGAGACTGGGGCTGGGCGGAGGCGGAGTGATGGCGAGGCCCAGCCCCCTCCCCAGGTAGGGCCGGGGGAGGGCCGCGCCGCTCCATCGGCGGCCACCAAGGGCACATGGCGGAGGATTCGGGATGAAGACATCCCCCAGATCCTGAAGAGCACGCTCCCCCCCACTGCCCTGCCTCTGGTCGGCACAGTCCAGGAGGACGGCCCGGCTCCCCAGAGGAAGACCAGCGACGCTGTGGTTCAGACCGAAGACTTCTCAACTTCTAAAACCAACTCTAGCACCTCTCCCACTCTGGAGAACCGGGAGCCCCCCAAGAACGCGGCGAGCGGCCCGGCAGGCGGCGCGCAGGCCCCCTTCATTGGCAGCGATGTGGACGGGCTGAGCTCCAAGGTGGCTGCCGCCCTCGCCTTTGCCCACGAGGGGCTGACGGCCCCGGCCGGGGGCTTCCCCTCCAGCCGCCACAGCTCCCCCAGCCGAGCCGCCCGAGTTACCCCCTTCAATTACATCCCCAGCCCCATGGTGGTGCCAGCCGCGAGCGACAAAGCTGTGGAGAAAGCTGTCAGCCTGCAGGGTGAATAGAAGCTGGTCCCGCCCGCCTACGCTCTCCCCGTCTCGACCCCTCCAGCCCTAGCCTGCTTAGGCTTCCCAACACTACCCTCGCGGCAGCAAGCTGCGCTCTCGTGGAAGATGCCCCTGTACAAAGAACTTCAAGCAACTGCTTTCTTATTTCATACTCAGCTAAGTACAAGAGAAATTAGCTCTCAAAGATCAGCGGCTCAGACCTGGGCCCGTGGCGGGGTGGGGAGAGAGACTGGCTAAGGGTCCTCAGACCTGGAACTGCTGGCCCCTCGTCTGACCAGggtttcctccttcctctctgtaTCCAGTCACAGCCCGGTTGCCAGAAACCTTTCCTTCCTGGAAGGTGGAGATaacaatgacattttttaaaaactcacaaAGCCTAGGTCCAAAGCTGAATATCCCCTTCTCTAAGATATGGCCATGTCATTAAGGGCTCTTCCCCCACCATGAGGGGAGGGACTTTCTTTGGGAAGTAGGTAGAGGATCGGGAACAGAGAAG of the Sarcophilus harrisii chromosome 1, mSarHar1.11, whole genome shotgun sequence genome contains:
- the APC2 gene encoding adenomatous polyposis coli protein 2 isoform X1, yielding MGLLWFLSFLHSTFFGDEVLEELKMSGPGPTASYEQLVRQVEALSRENTHLRRELQDNSSHLSKLENETSDMKEVLKHLQGKLEQEARAMVSSGRTELLEQLKALQMDITNLYNLKFQPPALAAEPGSRSRSRSPEGSPLHCAAPAATAQGLPKKREELGELSRATVRLLEELDKERCFLLAEIEKEEQEKLWYYGQLQSLSQRLDELPQSETFSMQTDLIRQQLEFEAQHIRALMEERFGTSDEMVQRAQIRASRLEQIEKELAEAQAQTQTRERAQQPQPEHQTLLGIKPTGAEGDGEPEAPTHPEDGTSQLSNSKVEVVFWLLSMLATRDKEDMARTLLAMSSSQESCVAMRRSGCLPLLLQILHDADREAGPAEGAKDARMRANAALHNIIFSQPDEGQAKKEMRVLHVLEQIRSYCETCWDWLRMQGQDGGQGPEGGAGPVPIEPQICQATCAVMKLSFDEEYRRAMNELGGLQAVAELLQVDYEMHKMTNDPLNLALRRYAGMALTNLTFGDVVNKATLCARRGCMQAIVAQLASDSEELHQVVSSILRNLSWRADINSKKVLREVGSMTGLMQCALRATKESTLKSVLSALWNLSAHSTENKAAICLVDGALGFLVSTLTYKCQSNSLAIIESGGGILRNVSSLIATREDYRQVLRDHNCLQTLLQHLRSHSLTIVSNACGTLWNLSARSPRDQELLWDLGAVSMLRNLIHSKHKMIAMGSAAALRNLLTHRPLKYKDTAAVISPGSCMPSLYVRKQKALEAELDARHLAEALDTMEKQSLKGQVAKKPPLRHLDSLVKDYASDSGCFDDEDVPALAPGVEVGNPSVLSMFLNSSFLQGQALPRMPPPRRGPEAEKEDGSSGRGSMDAKKGVMDGTAAAAEKLATKLSVAVAKIDKLVEDISALHTSSEDSFSLSSGDHGLDWPSGPGEVREARAQSCSPCRLPEAGRREGVGRAHPLLRLKAAYTSLSNDSLNSSSTSDGYCPREHMKPSPRASFADYREELQRYQQRPSRLDLKNVVATQPERREPPAQEPAALQGPEMPDGLHKPAVFPGEWAPKDGEGKLAPDAQVHTIKLSPSYQHVPLLEGMAKVGAVPFPGTGGSSMARKQAWLPPGTLKGSEGLSKIPEKLVAPAPPAPAAETLQKYSVEDTPICFSRCSSLSSLSSADHGMDGRSRSEDNDLDSDSSLEILEEPGPGEGEDDGVEDWRPRGAASLPVAIPAPRGDRGDEGASPSQQEDMTPSSSSENYIQETPLVMSRCSSVSSLGSFESPSIASSIQSDPCSEMVSGTVSPSELPDSPGQTMPPSRSKTPLPERETSQFNLQWENNVKKFMDITDFKERFQLPPDLDSTIYFTVEKPDENFSCASSLSALPLHEHYVQKDVELKLLPPFPERGGGLHFAGHEKREEPGREERLDGPRGGRPRIETHSEDDLEILKECISSAMPSRFRKVKTALVPGLPAGKKGLHVPVYMLVPAHAHPSLAARTPRPSRSPYKEEDSFTDSAEGTPVNFSSATSLSDETLQYPSKDSQGQRAERREPVSRRVTSSHSTPTKMAGTYKHRVGGASLPLSNRNAEPSRGSLKNLPSLELTVSRPRSAHSERDSRARGDSSHPSGGHGDVAFQSFCHTTPTEEAVYCFYENDSDEASEALARKAPTGGRAPKKDHRAGKKETEPKPKAGPPASMRPRVPTKSQHKLIADETPPCYSLSSSVSSLSDLDLSDRDGGQPPNKGGPLHLQARKPIHTKPPPPAPGRDSSPSSPSLNSDEDLLQRCIGSAMPKRQRHAARHRKAERKPKQGSPKAAGSRERKAEIRRELGEEAASDRASDLDSVEWQAIQDGANSIVTWLHQAAAAATSLSREPSSECDSILSFVSGLSVGSTLQLTLGREEQKRRGKEAGGEVEKKEQIKTAGESKKGGEARTLNRRISRGPEKPANAQKPVSNLPAVFRGRTVIYMPTLAKGTPKPRSPPKKAVPKTEPPAKPLPLNQQRSRSLHRPGKISEMAELTLPKRSATPPARMAKTPSSGSSQTSTPSQPSSKKSPPSSQTSRPVPPPGGKVGTSSPQAKPVKALLSRQHKTQKSPVRIPFMQKPARKPFPGKNTPPVPEEQGAGAKAGARLNLVRVPSTRSSGSESDRSGFLRQLTFIKESSNLLLRHRSEATAPLSQNSSPRRSRPSVPAVFLCSSRCEELKAAKAGPPPSPRASPGERLPRRTSSESPSRLPVKKAAPAPEPFKRYSSSPHINVVKRSASPAPTLQQGAETGAGRRRSDGEAQPPPQVGPGEGRAAPSAATKGTWRRIRDEDIPQILKSTLPPTALPLVGTVQEDGPAPQRKTSDAVVQTEDFSTSKTNSSTSPTLENREPPKNAASGPAGGAQAPFIGSDVDGLSSKVAAALAFAHEGLTAPAGGFPSSRHSSPSRAARVTPFNYIPSPMVVPAASDKAVEKAVSLQGE